The Candidatus Micrarchaeia archaeon genome contains the following window.
CGGACATACACAAGGTCATTTTAGTGGGCGGGCCTACGAGGATGCCCATGGTGCAGAAGTTCGTGGAGGGGTTGGTCGGGCCCAAGGTGGAGCGCGGAGTGGACCCGATGGAATGCGTCGCGATGGGAGCCGCGGTGCAGGCAGGGGTGCTCGCAGGGGAAGTGAAGGACATCCTCTTATTGGACGTTACGCCGCTCTCGCTGGGAATAGAGACGCTCGGAGGGGTTTTCACCAAGCTTATAGACAGGAACACCACCATCCCGGTGAAGAAGAGCCAGACTTTCTCTACAGCTGCGGACATGCAGACCTCGGTGGACATACACGTGTTCCAGGGGGAGCGGCCGATGGCGAGGGACAACATAGAGCTGGGGAAATTCGGGCTGGTTGGGATTCCGCCTGCGCCGAGGGGAGTGCCCCAGGTTGAAGTGACTTTTGACATAGACGCGAACGGGATTCTGCACGTGTCTGCAAAGGATTTGGGGACAGGGAAGGAGCAGAAGATGAAAATCGTGGCTCCGCACAAGATGGGCAAGGAGGAGATAGACAGGAAGATGAGGGAGGCAGAGGAGCATGCGGAAGAGGACAAGAAGACAAGGGAGCTTGCCGAGGCGAAGAACTCGCTGGAGTCCATGATTTACACAGGGGAAAAGACGCTCTCGGACTTCAAGGACAAAATCAATGATGAGCAGAAGAAGAAAATCGAGGATGCTTCCAAGGCTGCGAAAGAGGCGCTCGCCTCCGAGGACCTTGCGAAGATAAGGCAGGAAATGGAGAACTTGAAAAAGGTCCTGCAGGAAGTGGGGGGAAGCATTTACGGGCAAGGGGCCGGAAACCAAGGAGGAGCTGGGGATGGGCAGGGGCCTGGAGCCGGCGGGGAGGAGTTCAAGGGAAGTTACGGGCCTGGCCCGGACGAGGGAGGCGGCAAAGGCGATTACGTGGACGGGAAGTACGAGAAAAAGTGAGTGAACGGATGAGCTGATGAGCAAGCGGGACTATTACGAAGTGCTGGGGGTTTCCAGGGGCGCGGGCAGGGATGAAATCAAGAAAGCGTACCGCGAGCTGGCGCTGAAATACCATCCGGACAGGAACAAGGGCGCCGGGGCCGAGGAGAAGTTCAAGGAAATTTCCGAGGCTTACGCGGTGCTCGCGAACGACGAGAAGAGGGAGCAGTACGACCAGCTCGGGCACGCGGGCTTTGACCAGAGCTTCTCGCGCGAGGACATTTTCAGGAACGCGGATTTTTCGGATTTCGCTGACCTTTTCAGGCAGTTCGGATTTGAGGATTCGCCTTTCTTTTCCCAGGGCAGGCGCGGGAGAGGAAGGGCCAGCTACGGAGGGGATTTGGAAACCGAAGTGGAAGTGAGCCTTGAGGAGGCCGCGAAAGGGGTCAAGAAGGAAATACGGCTGGACAGGCACGTGCTTTGCCCGAGATGTTCTGGGAACGGGGCTGAACCAGGGTTCGGGTTCAAGACCTGCCAGAAGTGCAATGGGCGGGGCCAGGTGGTGCAGACGCAAAGGCTGGGCCCGATGGCGTTCAGGAGCGTGAGCACGTGCAATGCGTGCGGGGGGGAAGGAAGGACCGTGGAGAGGCAGTGCAGGGAATGCGGAGGGAGCGGAAGCGTGAGGAAGGAGGAAAGGATAGGCGCGGGCATTCCTGCAGGAATACAGGACGGGATGAGGGTGAGGCTCGAGGGGGAAGGGGAGCAGGGACGTGGCGGGAGCGGGGACCTTTACATCCATGTCCATGTGCTTCCGCACAGGATTTTCCAGAGGAAGGATGATGACCTTTACGTGGACGTGCTCATAACTTTCGGCCAGGCGGCGCTAGGGGCAAAAATAGAGGTGCCCACCATAGACGGAAGGAATGCGAAGCTGGACGTTCCGGCAGGGACTGCGAGCCACACGGTTTTCAGGATGAGGGGGGAGGGGATGCCGGACGTGCGGAGCGGAAGAAGGGGGAGCGAGATGGTGCGCGTAATCATCCAGGTGCCGAGGAAAGTTTCGCAGAAGCAGAAGGAACTGATTCAGCAACTTGAGGAATTGGGCAAGAAAGAGAAGGGATTTTTCGGATTTTAGTTGAAAATGTTTTGTTTGCGCTGGTGGTGTTATTGTAACTATAGTTACAATAGCTGGCGCATTTTTTAACTTATTTTACCAAGGAGTATTGGTGATTGGATGGCCGCTCCAGCGCAAAAAGAGAGGAAAAAGGAGGATAGCCCGAATGTAATACGTTACATGAATCTCAATAACAACATTATCGGCGCATATCTCACTCTGAGCTACAGGGACATGGTGCTTTGGCATGACATGGTCAGCGACGCGCTGGCAGGCAGAGGCAGGAAAGGCACTGACAAAGCCAGCGTCTTCAACGGCTTGACTGGCGCCCTGGTGAAAAGCGGGAGGATTGACGCTTTCACCTCGAAGCAAGTTTTCACTGATGTCAGGAAGATACCTGCTGAAATAAGCGATGAAAACGCCCTGGCAGTATTGATAATGTTTGAAGACAGGGAACTCCGTGCGGATGAGAGATTGCGGGAAATTTTCAGGAGCG
Protein-coding sequences here:
- the dnaK gene encoding molecular chaperone DnaK, giving the protein MAGEKIIGIDLGTSNSAAAVLEAGRPVIVPSAEGASLYGKAFPSYVSINADGTRIVGEPAKRQAVANPHGTVSAFKRKMGTNYLYEIHGKKYKPQELSAMLLQKIKADAESFLGQPVKKAVITVPAYFDDNQRQATKDAGEIAGLEVVRLVNEPTAACLAYGLDKAGKDMKVMVFDLGGGTLDVTIMEFGGNVFEVKSTSGDTQLGGTDMDNIIVDYLVDQFRKESGTDVRNDAQAVQRLREAGEKAKIELSTTLQSEISLPFLASDAKGPKHFSHKFTRAKLEELVRPVIERCSKPVEQALRDAKMSPADIHKVILVGGPTRMPMVQKFVEGLVGPKVERGVDPMECVAMGAAVQAGVLAGEVKDILLLDVTPLSLGIETLGGVFTKLIDRNTTIPVKKSQTFSTAADMQTSVDIHVFQGERPMARDNIELGKFGLVGIPPAPRGVPQVEVTFDIDANGILHVSAKDLGTGKEQKMKIVAPHKMGKEEIDRKMREAEEHAEEDKKTRELAEAKNSLESMIYTGEKTLSDFKDKINDEQKKKIEDASKAAKEALASEDLAKIRQEMENLKKVLQEVGGSIYGQGAGNQGGAGDGQGPGAGGEEFKGSYGPGPDEGGGKGDYVDGKYEKK
- the dnaJ gene encoding molecular chaperone DnaJ, with product MSKRDYYEVLGVSRGAGRDEIKKAYRELALKYHPDRNKGAGAEEKFKEISEAYAVLANDEKREQYDQLGHAGFDQSFSREDIFRNADFSDFADLFRQFGFEDSPFFSQGRRGRGRASYGGDLETEVEVSLEEAAKGVKKEIRLDRHVLCPRCSGNGAEPGFGFKTCQKCNGRGQVVQTQRLGPMAFRSVSTCNACGGEGRTVERQCRECGGSGSVRKEERIGAGIPAGIQDGMRVRLEGEGEQGRGGSGDLYIHVHVLPHRIFQRKDDDLYVDVLITFGQAALGAKIEVPTIDGRNAKLDVPAGTASHTVFRMRGEGMPDVRSGRRGSEMVRVIIQVPRKVSQKQKELIQQLEELGKKEKGFFGF